The Aestuariibius sp. HNIBRBA575 nucleotide sequence CTTCGGCATAATCCGCACTTTCGCCGCAGGTCTTCATGTAATCGGCCTCCATCTCCAGATGATCGCTCAGGGTGTCGGTCGCCGACGCCTGAATGGCCGCTTTGCTGAGGCCCAGACCAAGCGTCGGACCATTGGCAAAGCCCGCGGTCATGGCCCGCGCTTCGGCCATCAAATCCTGATCCGGCAGGGCTTTCCAAATCATGCCCCATTCCTCAGCTTGTTGGGCGGACAGGGGGTGCGCGGTGAACGCCAGCCCTTTTGCCCTTGCCTCTCCGATCAAACGGGGCAAATGCCAGCTGCCACCCGTGTCAGGGATCAGCCCCACTTTGGCAAATGACTGGATGAATTTTGCGCTGTGGGCCGCCAATACTATGTCGCAGGCCAGCGCCAGATTGGCACCTGCCCCGGCCGCGACACCATTCACTGCACAAACCACCGGAAATTCAAGCGCGCGGATCAATCGAACCAGCGGTGCATAGTAGTTTCGCACCGTTGCCCCCAAATCCGGCGGCGAGGTCATTTTGGACGGATCGCGATCCCCCAGATCCTGCCCCGCACAAAACCCCCGGCCTGCCCCCGTAACAAGCACAGCGCGCATGCCATTATCGCGTGCCTCTTCCAGCGCGGCGCGCAAAGCGAGGTGCATCTCGTCATTGAAACTGTTTAGTCTCTCTGGCCTGTTCAGAGTTATTTCTGTCCAGTTTTCATGTGGTTGAACAAGAATCGGGTTGGTCATTTCGTGGTCACTTTCTGGTCGTCACAATTTGATACTTGCATAAACCGACCGGTTGGTCAATTAATGATACCGCAACGATTCTGGCGGAGGACCATCGTGAGCATTGTCGATGTACGTATCGAAAACGGACTGGCTTGGGTGACGGTGAACAACCCCCCGGTGAACGCCACGTCGACCGCTATGCGCCAAGGTTTGCTAGACGCCGTGGCCAAAGTTCAAGGGGCTGAGCGCGCCATTTTGCAATGTCTTGGGCGCACGTTTATCGCCGGCGGCGACATGAGCGAATTTGACGCCCCTGCACAGGAACCGCACCTGCCCGACGTCGTTGACGCCATCCAAGCAAGCGAAACACCCTTTGTTGCTGCAATGCACGGCACTGTCTTAGGGGGCGGTCTGGAAATCGCCATGGCCTGCGCCCATCGTGTCGCGGCCCCCGGCACAAAATTCGGCCTGCCCGAAGTGAATGTCGGCCTGATACCCGGCGCAGGTGGAAGCCAACGCGCACCGCGTCTGTTCGGCTGGGATGCGGCAATCGACATGGCCTGCTCTGGCAAGCTGCTAACAGCAGAAACATCGCTGAAACTGGGCGCGATTGACGCGATCGATACCGACATCGCGGCCTGCGCGCAAAACATCACGCTCTCTTCACCGACCGCTATTTCTGAGCGTTCTGTCACCGCGCTCGACAGTGAATGGATAGCTGAAAAACGCATCACATTAAGGCACCGCGCCCGCGGCCAAGAAGCCCCGTTGCACAACCTTGATGCGCTGCTCTGGGCCTGTGAACCTTATGCAAAAGGCCAGCCAAAAGAACGCGCTTTGCACCTGTCATTGCGCGCCTCAAACGAAAGCCGCGCCTTGCGCCACGCGTTTTTTGCCGAACGGGCCGTGTCGCAACCCGCTGACATTGCGGATGCCACATCAAAGAACATCACACACATTGCCGTTGTCGGTGGTGGCTTGATGGGGGCCGGAATTGCGGCTGCTTGCCTAGGGGCCGGTTTGCACGTCACCCTCATTGAACGCAACATTGACGCAGCAACAGCGGCGCAAGACCGCGTTCAGGGGATCATCGCAGGCGCTCTAAAACGTGGCAAGGTTGATCAGGCCAAGCACGACGCGCAACTCGCCGCCTTTACCACTGGGGTCGGATATGACAACGCCAAAGACGCCGATCTGGCTATAGAAGCCGTGTTCGAAGAGGTCACGGTCAAGAAAGAGGCGTTTCAAAACCTAGCCAGTGTCATGCGCAAGGACGCGATCCTTGCAACGAATACCTCGTATCTTGATCCGCGCGATATTTTTGAGGGTATTGAAAATCCCGCCCGTCTTGTTGGGCTGCACTTTTTTTCGCCTGCGCACATCATGAAGCTGCTTGAGGTGGTCAAACTTCCTGACACTTCAAAAGACACGCTGGCAACGGCGTTTTCATTGGCCAAACGGCTGCGCAAAGTTGCCGTGTTGTCAGGCATTTGTGACGGATTTATCGGCAATCGGATTCTGGCCGCCTATCGACGTGCAGCGGAATATATGTTGGCGGATGGGGCTCTGCCCAAACAGATCGATGACGAAATGCGCGCCTTTGGTATGGCGATGGGCCCGTTTGAGGCCCAAGACATGAGCGGATTGCAGATCGCGCAGGCCAATCGCCGTCGTCAGGACGCCACCCGCGCCAAATCCGAGCGTTATGTCGCCATTTCCGATCAACTTTGTGACTTGGGCCGCATCGGTCAGCGGGTCAGTAAAGGCTGGTATGTTTACCCAGATGGCGACCGCAAACCCCAGACAGACCCGGTGGTGACGGACCTGATCACCGCCTATTCCCGCGACAACGCGATCGCGCGCGACGGCTTTGCCCCCGATCAGATCCAGATCCAATTGCTGGCCGCCATGGCCAATGAAGGCGCACGGATCGTCGAAGAAGGCATCAGCGAAAACGATGCTGCGGTCGATATGGTCAAATTGCATGGCTACGGGTTTCCGCGCTGGCGGGGTGGCCCGATGTTTGCGGCGAAAACCGCCGGGGATGACAAAATCCGCGCCGCCCTGGACGCCCTAGAAGCCAAAAGCCCCGGATCATGGATCAGGGCTGAACGCTATCAATAATTCCCACGACCAACAAATTCTAAGAGGAGGAAAACATGAACAAATATCTTTTGGGAACACTGACGGCCACGTCGTTAATCGCAGGTGCGGCGGCCTATGCCGAAGCCGAATATACGCTGGTGATTTCAAGCTGGGTTCCCCCGACCCATAACATCAACGCGCAAATGATGCCGCAGATGATCGAAATGATCGAAGAGGCAACCGATGGCCGCGTTACCGCAGAAGTCCGCATGGGGCTTGCACCGCCGCCAGCACAGATGGACCTCGTTTTGGACGGGGCTGTCGATATTGCTTACATCTTTCACGGCTATCAGCCCGGCCGATTTGTCAGCTACAAACTGGCTGAATTGCCCGGTGTTGAAACCACCGCTGAGGCGGCGTCGGTCGCCTATTGGAACCTGTTCGAAACCTATCTGGCCGATCTGAATGAGCATCGCGGCGTAAAGGTCATCGGTCTGCACACCCACGGCCCCGGTCAGGTGCACACCAACACACCTGTGAACACTCTGGCTGATTTGGCCGGGTTGAAATTGCGTATGCCCGGTGGCGTGGCCAGCGAAGTCGGCACCGCATTGGGAACCACCGGCATTCAGGTGCCAGCGCCCAAAGTTTACGAAACTCTGGCATCGAACACTGCCGATGGCGTGATGATGACAATCGACAGCCGCCAAGGTTTCCGACTGACCGAAGTTGCGCCCAATTACTATGAAATCCCGGGTGGATTTTTCCGCGGATCCTTTGCCTATATCATGAACGAAGACACCTTTGGGGACCTGCCCGAAGACCTGCAAACGGCGCTCATGGACGACGTGTTTGGCGAACCGATCAGCCGTATGTCCGGCGCGGTTTGGGACCAAGGTGATGCGTTCAGCATCCAACTGACGGAAGAAACCGAAGGCAACACGATCACGCTCGCATCGGACGAAGACATCGCGACCTTTGCATCGATTGTTGAGACCGTCACAGCCAGCGTTCTGGAAGAAGTCGCCGCACAAGGCGTTGATGCGCAAGCGGCACTGGCCTTTTTCCGCGCAGAGCTGGGTGTCGAATAAAACACCCCTATGACCAATCGGTCGGGCATGAAACATGCCCGGCCATTTTGACCTAGGAAACATCCGATGCCGACGTTGAGAAAAGTCTACCAAATCCTTGTTATCATACCCATTTGGCTTGCCTGTGCGGCATTGTTCATTCTGATGCTGATGACCTTTGGCGACGTGATCCTGCGGTCCAGTTTTAACGCCCCGATAGAAGCTGCAACCGAATTGACGCGGATATTGGTGGCGGTGATGGTCTTTGCTGTTATGCCGCATATCTCGGTCACGAACGGCCATATCGCCGTCGATTTGACCGATGGTTTCTTTGCGCGACTAAAACTGACGCGTCTGCGCAATGGGGTCATCCTGATCCTGTCCGGGGCAATGTTAACATGGCCTGTGGCGCAGGTCTGGAAACTGGCCGAACGCACAAGAGATTATGGCGACGTCACAGAATATCTCGGGCTGCCGCAATATCTGACGATGTGGTTCATCGCAGCAGGCATCACATTGGCGGCGATTGCGATGCTGATTGCGGGGCTTTTGACCCTAATCGCGCCCAATCTATTGAAGGAACTAAAGGTATGACCGCTGCTCTGATCGGCTTTGGTGTCGTTCTTGTTCTGGTACTTTTGCGGATGCCGATTGTGTTCGCGATGGGAATTGTCGGAACGCTGGGATACGCATATGAACGCGGCGGCAGCCTGTTTGATGCCCGGGGGCTGCGCGCATCGCTGTCGATGGTCGGGCGGCAGGTGACCGATACGGCGCAGGATTACGGCTTGTCTGTGATCCCGCTGTTCATCCTGATGGGTTTGTTCGTAAACAAAGGCGGCATGGCGCGCGAACTTTATGCGGTGTCCCATGCCTTTCTCGGCCATATGCGCGGGGGCCTTGCTATGGCGACTGTGATGGCCTGTGGCGGCTTTTCTGCGATTTGTGGATCGTCACTGGCAACGGCGGCAACCATGTCCAAGGTGGCCATGCCCGAAATGCGCCGCTTTCATTATTCTGACCGATTGGCAACAGCGTCAATCGCAGCTGGGGGCACGTTGGGCATTCTCATTCCGCCTTCGGTGATCCTCGTGATCTATGGCATCCTGACTGAAACCTCGATCGGCAAATTGTTCATGGCGGGGATCATTCCCGGCCTGATGGGGATCCTGTTTTATCTGGGCGCGGTGCGCTACACGGTCTGGCGCCGACCAGAATCCGGACCAGCGGGCACACGCACCGCCTGGCGTGAACGCCTGACCGCGTTGAAATCCGTCTGGGCCGTGCTGTTGTTGTTCTTTTTGGTGATCGGCGGCTTGTACGGGATCTTTGACGTTGCCCCGCTGAACCTGACTTTTTCACCGACTGAGGCGGCTGGCATGGGGGCGATGGGGGCCTTCATTATCGCGCTGGCTCGTGGCGGGCTTAGCTTTAAAGGGTTGATCGAGGTTCTGACTGAAACCGCGATCACCTCGGCGGGATTGTTCGCCGTGCTGATCGGGGCCCAGATTTTTTCTAACTTTGTCAACGTGGCGGGAATGCCAGAAGCGTTGATCGGGCTTGTCACAGCTTATGACGTGTCTGCGATGATGGTCATGGTGATGATCCTGTTGGTTTATGTCGTTCTTGGCTGCGTGTTTGAAAGCATGTCCATGCTGCTGTTGACGGTTCCGATCTTCTTTCCGTTGGTTACATCCCTTGGATTTGATCCGATCTGGTTCGGTATCGTCGTGGTTGTTGTCGTTGAAATATCGCTGATTACACCGCCCGTGGGCCTGAACGTCTTTATCCTAAAGGGCGTCGTCGGGGACGTCTCAACCGGCACGATTTTCAAAGGGGTCACGCCGTTTTGGATCGCCGACATACTGCGTCTGGCCCTGATCGTGCTTCTCCCGGTCATCGTTTTGTTTTTACCAAATCAAATGGGTGGCTTGGGCCATTAATCGCCCTCCCCCACGAAAGGAAGTCTCATGAGTCTTTTGGAAGTGAAAAGTTTCGCGGCCGGAGAATGGATCGCGCCGGACGCCAATGCCCGCGCCATTGAAAATGCGGTGACCGGCCAACAGCTGGGCCGGGCGGGCAACGATGCGCTGGATGTGCAGGGAATGCTAGATTACGCGCGCCAGACCGGGGGCCCTGCCCTGCGAGCGCTGACATTCCACGACCGCGCCCGCATGCTAAAGGCGCTGTCGATTGAATTGGGGAAACACAAACAGGCGCTTTACGATTTGTCCTTTGCCACGGGTGCGACACAGTCAGATCATATGATTGATATCGACGGTGGCATCGGCACGATGTTTGTTTTTGCTTCCAAAGGCCGTCGTGAAATGCCGGACGCCCATGTCTATCTTGATGGTGATGTCGAACAGCTCTCGCGCAATGGCACGTTCCTTGGTCAACATATCGCGACGTCTTTGCAGGGGGTTGCAGTGCATATCAACGCCTTCAATTTCCCTGTTTGGGGCATGTTGGAAAAGCTGGCGCCAACCCTGCTGGCCGGCGTTCCTGCCATCGTGAAACCCGCAACGGCAACCTGCTATGTTACCGAATTGGCTGTGAAAATCATGCTCGACAGCGGCATCCTGCCCGCAGGTGCGTTACAGCTGGTATCCGGTGGTTTGGGCGATATGCTGGACCGGCTGACCTGTCAGGATGTCGTCAGCTTTACCGGCTCAGCCCAGACCGCGTTTAAGTTGCGTTCAGCGCCGCATATCATGCGCAATTCCATCCGCTTTATCGCTGAACAAGATAGCCTGAATGCGTCCATCCTTGGCCCCGATGCTGTGGCTGGCACCCCGGAATTTGACCTGTTCGTAAAAGAAGTCCAACGCGAAAT carries:
- a CDS encoding TRAP transporter large permease, which translates into the protein MTAALIGFGVVLVLVLLRMPIVFAMGIVGTLGYAYERGGSLFDARGLRASLSMVGRQVTDTAQDYGLSVIPLFILMGLFVNKGGMARELYAVSHAFLGHMRGGLAMATVMACGGFSAICGSSLATAATMSKVAMPEMRRFHYSDRLATASIAAGGTLGILIPPSVILVIYGILTETSIGKLFMAGIIPGLMGILFYLGAVRYTVWRRPESGPAGTRTAWRERLTALKSVWAVLLLFFLVIGGLYGIFDVAPLNLTFSPTEAAGMGAMGAFIIALARGGLSFKGLIEVLTETAITSAGLFAVLIGAQIFSNFVNVAGMPEALIGLVTAYDVSAMMVMVMILLVYVVLGCVFESMSMLLLTVPIFFPLVTSLGFDPIWFGIVVVVVVEISLITPPVGLNVFILKGVVGDVSTGTIFKGVTPFWIADILRLALIVLLPVIVLFLPNQMGGLGH
- the paaG gene encoding 2-(1,2-epoxy-1,2-dihydrophenyl)acetyl-CoA isomerase PaaG, whose amino-acid sequence is MTNPILVQPHENWTEITLNRPERLNSFNDEMHLALRAALEEARDNGMRAVLVTGAGRGFCAGQDLGDRDPSKMTSPPDLGATVRNYYAPLVRLIRALEFPVVCAVNGVAAGAGANLALACDIVLAAHSAKFIQSFAKVGLIPDTGGSWHLPRLIGEARAKGLAFTAHPLSAQQAEEWGMIWKALPDQDLMAEARAMTAGFANGPTLGLGLSKAAIQASATDTLSDHLEMEADYMKTCGESADYAEGVSAFLGKRAPVFKGS
- a CDS encoding TRAP transporter substrate-binding protein translates to MNKYLLGTLTATSLIAGAAAYAEAEYTLVISSWVPPTHNINAQMMPQMIEMIEEATDGRVTAEVRMGLAPPPAQMDLVLDGAVDIAYIFHGYQPGRFVSYKLAELPGVETTAEAASVAYWNLFETYLADLNEHRGVKVIGLHTHGPGQVHTNTPVNTLADLAGLKLRMPGGVASEVGTALGTTGIQVPAPKVYETLASNTADGVMMTIDSRQGFRLTEVAPNYYEIPGGFFRGSFAYIMNEDTFGDLPEDLQTALMDDVFGEPISRMSGAVWDQGDAFSIQLTEETEGNTITLASDEDIATFASIVETVTASVLEEVAAQGVDAQAALAFFRAELGVE
- a CDS encoding TRAP transporter small permease, yielding MPTLRKVYQILVIIPIWLACAALFILMLMTFGDVILRSSFNAPIEAATELTRILVAVMVFAVMPHISVTNGHIAVDLTDGFFARLKLTRLRNGVILILSGAMLTWPVAQVWKLAERTRDYGDVTEYLGLPQYLTMWFIAAGITLAAIAMLIAGLLTLIAPNLLKELKV
- a CDS encoding FAD-dependent oxidoreductase — protein: MSIVDVRIENGLAWVTVNNPPVNATSTAMRQGLLDAVAKVQGAERAILQCLGRTFIAGGDMSEFDAPAQEPHLPDVVDAIQASETPFVAAMHGTVLGGGLEIAMACAHRVAAPGTKFGLPEVNVGLIPGAGGSQRAPRLFGWDAAIDMACSGKLLTAETSLKLGAIDAIDTDIAACAQNITLSSPTAISERSVTALDSEWIAEKRITLRHRARGQEAPLHNLDALLWACEPYAKGQPKERALHLSLRASNESRALRHAFFAERAVSQPADIADATSKNITHIAVVGGGLMGAGIAAACLGAGLHVTLIERNIDAATAAQDRVQGIIAGALKRGKVDQAKHDAQLAAFTTGVGYDNAKDADLAIEAVFEEVTVKKEAFQNLASVMRKDAILATNTSYLDPRDIFEGIENPARLVGLHFFSPAHIMKLLEVVKLPDTSKDTLATAFSLAKRLRKVAVLSGICDGFIGNRILAAYRRAAEYMLADGALPKQIDDEMRAFGMAMGPFEAQDMSGLQIAQANRRRQDATRAKSERYVAISDQLCDLGRIGQRVSKGWYVYPDGDRKPQTDPVVTDLITAYSRDNAIARDGFAPDQIQIQLLAAMANEGARIVEEGISENDAAVDMVKLHGYGFPRWRGGPMFAAKTAGDDKIRAALDALEAKSPGSWIRAERYQ